A single Vulcanisaeta distributa DSM 14429 DNA region contains:
- a CDS encoding cytochrome ubiquinol oxidase subunit I — translation MSSYLALLSFAVLGFALEMHLVFVNVIIGATVLTVVTRYLAYLHRDLGLESVARDMFRLMVVTELFGGVWGTILTVFMAGLFPSMTAIFTKVYFYPIAIALVGILVSIPLIAIYWHLWGRVNPRTHSLIGIPLAISVLLVPVGFRYLFAGLDYPQYTMTNPLTAFSNPVYPPLIAHTLIGAMDIGAFVTASVLATRRNMNIEGMRIALGTGLALLVPQAIAGAYYFTVLEKYDPYIVSNIAGPLLGYDPGTALFYPAFYAAIALTIALGVTAIYAFYTVMRGRVVRPAVISTGVLAEAILVLMEYVNDGSRYPYLFLSGSSGIPITQLLNTLIPLPLIAMYTMLLSTLVFTAIFTVTLYYAIIRRFLPEE, via the coding sequence ATGAGTAGTTACCTTGCCCTGCTCTCCTTCGCCGTGCTGGGCTTCGCCCTTGAGATGCACCTTGTGTTTGTTAACGTGATAATAGGGGCCACGGTACTCACGGTGGTGACAAGGTACCTGGCCTACCTACACAGGGACCTAGGCCTCGAGTCTGTGGCCAGGGACATGTTCAGGCTCATGGTGGTGACGGAGCTCTTCGGCGGTGTCTGGGGCACGATACTGACCGTTTTCATGGCTGGGCTCTTCCCATCAATGACCGCAATATTCACGAAGGTCTACTTCTACCCAATAGCCATAGCCCTCGTGGGGATCCTAGTGAGTATACCACTCATAGCCATCTACTGGCACCTGTGGGGTAGGGTCAACCCAAGGACTCACAGCCTAATTGGCATACCACTCGCCATATCCGTACTCCTCGTCCCAGTGGGCTTCAGGTACCTCTTCGCGGGCCTCGACTACCCACAGTACACAATGACCAACCCACTGACCGCCTTCTCAAACCCAGTATACCCACCACTCATAGCCCACACACTCATTGGCGCCATGGACATCGGGGCCTTCGTAACAGCCTCAGTACTGGCCACCAGGAGGAACATGAACATTGAGGGCATGAGGATAGCCCTGGGGACCGGCCTAGCCCTACTCGTGCCACAGGCCATTGCGGGGGCTTATTACTTCACGGTGCTTGAGAAGTACGACCCATACATAGTAAGCAATATCGCAGGCCCACTGCTGGGTTATGACCCAGGCACGGCACTCTTCTACCCAGCCTTCTACGCGGCCATAGCCCTAACCATAGCCCTGGGGGTCACGGCCATATACGCCTTCTACACCGTGATGAGGGGTAGGGTCGTTAGGCCCGCCGTCATTAGCACCGGTGTCCTGGCCGAGGCAATACTCGTGCTCATGGAGTACGTCAACGACGGTTCCAGGTACCCATACCTATTCCTAAGTGGTAGCTCAGGCATACCAATAACCCAATTACTAAACACGCTCATACCACTACCCCTAATCGCCATGTACACAATGCTCCTATCAACGCTTGTGTTCACGGCAATATTCACAGTAACCCTATACTACGCCATAATCAGGAGATTCCTACCGGAGGAGTGA
- a CDS encoding cytochrome ubiquinol oxidase subunit I → MGVSTLGILNELYVHSANVNNAMVMTILGIYLHAVFVSFTLGFPLAILAWLIKWYRTGDALFLNYSKTLTMVWAVNFALGAVTGTIVEFGLLDIWPTSILLFSSSAFIPLLYEATIAFIGEAVLVVLFIIAIGRWRAGYTLGILITAWLLGSLSGYFILTANAWMNTPWGLGGIPHALYPFLPGYGPDAANLTATLNLAALLLHYAINGSGSVALTSMNFTSLVGTYLTNPWLPMVNPDAIVTTLHTLFAAYAIGVGAVALAVSIRFFRTHDNKYIKLLKPLLWILAVVLLIEPIVLGHFMGDDVVAYQPLKFTALTTLTGGSGVYGYEYYDPVEALFAYGNPYHPLYGFQYYLSQCRALGNTTFGQLYSELDPGMLGYLGPLANVTLAQNCEAAVLSMEPLAPLVSAFYYTMIGAGILLAVAAVLALFTYLVRVPVLSAITDFINNEILGVLIGADNVMPFLASAMAVLSAVAATAGWAAREIGRQPWTVYGLITTNEVVTVDAITPGFVAFVVAVLLAIAVVGALAMYYVATRPSLLDRFRELAGVGGHE, encoded by the coding sequence ATGGGCGTTTCAACCCTGGGCATACTCAATGAGCTTTATGTGCATAGCGCCAACGTTAATAACGCGATGGTCATGACGATACTCGGCATTTACCTGCACGCGGTCTTCGTATCATTCACACTGGGCTTCCCACTAGCCATACTCGCCTGGCTCATTAAGTGGTATAGGACCGGCGACGCACTATTCCTAAACTACTCCAAGACACTAACCATGGTCTGGGCCGTGAACTTCGCCCTCGGCGCCGTCACAGGCACGATAGTGGAGTTCGGCCTACTGGACATATGGCCAACGAGCATACTACTCTTCTCCTCCTCAGCCTTCATCCCACTCCTCTATGAGGCCACCATAGCCTTCATAGGCGAGGCAGTCCTAGTGGTGCTCTTCATCATAGCCATAGGCAGGTGGAGGGCGGGGTACACACTCGGCATATTAATCACTGCGTGGCTCCTTGGCTCACTATCCGGGTACTTCATACTCACGGCAAACGCGTGGATGAACACGCCCTGGGGATTGGGCGGGATACCGCATGCGCTATACCCATTCCTACCGGGTTATGGTCCGGACGCCGCAAACCTAACCGCAACACTAAACCTAGCCGCGCTCCTCCTGCACTACGCAATCAATGGCTCAGGCTCCGTGGCGCTGACAAGCATGAACTTCACCTCGCTGGTGGGTACGTACCTCACGAACCCATGGTTGCCCATGGTCAACCCAGACGCCATAGTGACCACATTACACACATTGTTCGCGGCCTACGCAATTGGCGTTGGGGCTGTGGCGTTGGCCGTATCGATTAGGTTCTTCAGGACCCACGACAATAAGTACATCAAGCTACTAAAGCCCCTCCTCTGGATACTCGCCGTGGTGCTCCTCATCGAGCCAATCGTGCTGGGGCACTTCATGGGCGATGACGTGGTGGCGTACCAACCGCTTAAGTTCACGGCATTAACCACACTGACGGGCGGTTCAGGGGTCTATGGGTATGAGTACTACGACCCCGTGGAGGCGCTGTTCGCCTATGGAAACCCATACCACCCACTCTACGGGTTCCAGTACTACCTAAGCCAATGCAGGGCGCTGGGCAACACCACCTTCGGCCAGCTTTACAGCGAGCTTGACCCAGGGATGCTGGGCTATCTCGGTCCTCTGGCCAACGTGACCCTAGCCCAGAACTGTGAGGCCGCGGTACTCTCCATGGAACCCCTGGCGCCGTTGGTCAGCGCGTTTTACTACACAATGATTGGCGCCGGAATACTACTCGCAGTGGCCGCGGTGCTTGCCCTATTCACGTACCTCGTCAGGGTACCCGTGCTATCGGCAATAACTGACTTCATAAATAACGAAATACTGGGCGTCCTGATAGGCGCCGACAATGTAATGCCCTTCCTGGCCTCGGCGATGGCAGTGCTATCTGCAGTAGCAGCCACGGCTGGGTGGGCCGCTAGGGAGATTGGTAGGCAGCCGTGGACGGTCTATGGTTTGATAACCACCAACGAGGTGGTGACGGTCGACGCAATAACGCCGGGCTTCGTGGCATTCGTAGTCGCCGTACTACTTGCGATAGCTGTCGTGGGGGCCCTGGCGATGTACTACGTAGCCACTAGGCCGAGCCTCCTGGACAGGTTTAGGGAGTTGGCTGGGGTGGGTGGTCATGAGTAG